Sequence from the Thermococcus sp. CX2 genome:
GGATCGCCAGCGGTTAGAAAGGCGACGTCCTTATCTTTTGCCTCACTCAAAACGATCCTCTCGAAGTGGAGCTCGACTTCCTCCCTGCTGAGTCTCCTGATGGGCTTCCCTATGAGCTCTTCAATTTTATCAAGCGTCGTCCCTGCCAAAAGCGAGGTGTAGAACTCGGCAAAGACGAGGTCGCATTTTCTGGCCATCTCAAGGCCCTTGAGCGTGATGTCTTTTTCGTCGTAGAGTCCCAACCCAATGAAGTATATCGCCATTTTCCCCACCGGCCCAGCGTAGGATAGGAGGTTTTTAAGGTTGACCTTCAAACGTGGGCAACTCTGAAACTGCATTTAATCTCCCAATTACTGTTAAACCGGGATTCAACTTAAAATGACTGGTTTAACGCGGGTTCACCTTGTTTTAGATGCCAGTAGGGCGTCAGGGTAGAGAGAACTCGCATAAATACTGCCATTCGGTGAATGAACCCCTCAACAAGCAAGCCAAGTAAGGAGAATGCACTGTAAAGCTGCAATCTTGGGAAGTTGATTACTTTTAATCAAACTTTCCTTGAGAAAAGTTTACTTGTTAGGCAATTGCCGAAAGGTTTATAATGATTGACGAATATCTTTCACTATGCTTGAAAAGGAGAAAGAAGCTCTCGCCAAGAGGATAGCAGGGGAAATAACCCTCTCCTCCGACCCCGGAAAGACCATGCGCAAATGGAGGGAGATATTCGGTATAAGTCAGACGGAGCTCGCCGAATATCTCGGCGTCTCTTCTTCCGTCATAAGCGACTATGAAGGCGGGAGGAGGAAGAGTCCTGGTGCCTCAACCATAAGGAAGTTCGTAGAGGCCCTCCTGGAAATAGACGAGCGCAGAGGCGGCAACGTCATAAAAGCCTTCAGCAAGACTCTCGGGAACGAGCTTCCAACCAACGCTATTCTGGACATAAGGGAATTCGCACTGCCCGTCACGATAAAGGACCTTGTGAGTGCCGTCAAAGGCGAGGTAGTGGCGAACATGCACCTCCTCGACAGGAGGATATACGGCTACACAGTCGTTGACAGCATCAAAGCGATCCTCGAGATGAGCGCCGAGGAGTTCCTAAAGCTCTACGGATGGACGACGGAGAGGGCGCTCATATTCACCCGCGTCACCACAGGGAGGAGCCCAATGATAGCGGTGAGGGTTCAGGGATTAAAGCCGGCGGTTGTGGTGCTTCACGGCGTCAAGAAGCTCGATGAGCTGGCGGTAAAGCTTGCCGAGCGCGAGCGCGTTCCCCTCATAGTATCCCACGCGGAAACCGAGGCAGAGCTCATAACAAGCCTTAGAAAACTTGTGGAAAAGACAGAAAGGGAGCTTTAATCGAGTTTTTTCTTTCTCCAAATCCCACCTTCCGCGAGCTTAGTTAGTCTGTCCCTTATGTGGAGAAGAACATCGTTCAGAACTTTTCCGTTGTCGTACTCCTCTATGATCCTGAGAAGCTCCTCCCTGCTGTAGTCCTTCATTTCACGGGCGAGCTCCGTCATCCTCGGATAAGCCCTGACGATGTTGTCAACTATCGTTATGTCTGCCATCCTTGCCGAGCGGGAGAGTGGATTCAGGTCGATAGTTATCACAAACTTGCCCATCTTCACAAGAGCTTCTGTTCTGTCACCGTCCTCCAAGGGAACAACTACCACGTCGGCCTTCCAGATACCATTCTCATCGACTTTGCCACGTTCGTGCTCCAGGCCGGGAATCCTCTTCGTCGGGTTTATACCAAGGAGCTCTATCTCAGGGTCGTATTTGCGAAGTTCTTCTGCTATCGCTTTAACGCGCTCCTCCGTGCGGTAGAAGAGGTTTATCTCGAGCTTCGCGTTTAAAGCCTTAGCGAGCTCTATGGTTTCCTTCGGCACCAGAGCGGCAACGTTACCGTTCACGGAGATAACAGGGTGCTCAGCCAAGATGAGCTTTGCAACCGCAGCCCTCATGGCCCTCTCAGCTGGTTCGATTGTCCTCTCACCGATGAGGTAGTCAAAGGCCTCTCCCCTGCCGTGGGCTATCAGACCGGCTTTGGCCGTCATGCCCTTCTCCATGCCCTCTATTATCTTCTCCCGGTAGTATAGGCTCCAGTAACGTGGGTGGCTCTTCGGTATCTTGACCATAACCTTCCACCATTCTTCAATCGCTATCGGTCGTAAAAAGCCTTTCTCCTTGAGCCTATGAAGATAATAAGCGAAGAAACCGACCTCAAGATGAACCGGATGAGGTGCTCGTGATGACGAGAACTCAATGGCAAGCACTTCAGGAGTTTTACATTTTCTCTTTGAAAGCCTCACCCTTCAGGACGGGAAGCGTCATCTGAGGAAATGCGATAAGAGATAAGCGAGGGCGATGGAAGGGCGTCTCAAGGCCACCACGAGTACATCCAGGCCAAAAGGTGAGCGCCTGATTTTTACCACTGCCTCTTTCTGTCGCCGAAGAAGAACTTCATGAAACCCGAGAAGTCCTCGCCCCTAAAGGCCGCGTAGAGGCTCTGGGTTTCCTCCGGTGAGAGCCATTCAATCCTTTCTGGAATGCCTTCCTCAAGGAGGTATAGAATCTCGTCGCCCTTTCTGGCCACATCGAGGGTGTATATCTTCTTTCCCTGCTCCTGGGCGATTTTTATCTCCCTAGTAACGAGGGAGGTGAACTTGCCCACTATGGCTATAGCCACAAATATCTCCGCGTCCTTTATCATGTGATCTGTGCTCCTGAGTCCATAGTCTGAAGGAACTATGAAGTTGTTCGAGCCGAACTTTTCCTCGAGTAGCTCAAGGATGACCTTCTCTGTGTGAGTGTGGTAGAGTATCGTGGGCTCGCTGAGATAGACGAGCGGCCCGTACTTTTCTCTCTTTTTCCTCCTGAAAAATCCAAGCATGAGACCACCTCAGGTGGGGATAATGTCCTCATCGTCTCCTCGGGAGGGATGACACTCATCATCGGTTTGCGGACGGAAACGGCGTTTAAGGGCCTTTATTCCGGGAACAGAGTCAATTCCACGGACTTCTTTTCATCGCCCTACAGCACCATTCATCGTCCACTTGCTTTGACCTCTCTTTTTGAGGCCCCTAAGAGGATAACTAACCTTGGTATTCAAAGCCTTTTTGGTCGTTCATCGCTTTTTAGTTATTGTCTTGATCTATTAATCAAGTGAAAAACCATCACCCTCTGGAACATCGGGATGAACGGAAGCCTTACGATCAGACCTTTTAGTATTTCTCCCTCTCGGTAGACCATAATAGATTCCCTTCCATCTCTAATAAAGATCCCCTCCACGCTGTAAGACATCTCGCTTGTGAATAGTGCTTTCGTGAGTAATTCAAAATCCCCCTGTTCCTCATCTAGAGCCTTTTCTATGGATATAAGAAACACCTCCCCAAACTGACTTAAAGCGTTGATGTAGCGTTTGTTTCTCTTAGGTTTGGGGAGGACTATTTTTGTATCCAGTCCTTTACGCTTTGCAATTTCGAACGCTTTCTTGAACTTAAACCCCAGTTTCCAGTCAACAAGTGCTGAGATGAACTCCTCCTCCGCCCTCTCTGCTAAATCCTCAACGTTACGTTTTATGTTCCACTCGCCCTGTAAATACCAGATTGGAAACCATTCTTGTCTCTGTTCCTTTTGATAACTCTTCAGCTTGATTATGACATCCTCTGCCGATTTAATGTACATATCCCTAAGAGAGGCAACCACCTTTTCAGGATCAACAGCTTTAAAGTAAGTGGGGCTCCCCTCGCTTATATCCACAAAACCCTTCTTATGAAGCTCTTTTAAGACATCGTAAACCTTTGGCCTCGGAACTTCACTTTCCTTAGCTATCTCGCTCGCTTTCGAAGGCCCAAGGATTACTAAAGCGGCATAGACTCTCGCCTCGTACTCCTTAAGACCAAGAAGCTTAAGCTTCTCAATAATCTCCTGCTCAATCACCGTAATCACACACCCCCAATTCCTGTACCTCCACAGCTAGATATATATCTTTGCTTGGGCCACTGGCGTTTGCATAAGCAAAAATAAAAAGAAAGTTCATTTTAATCCTTCATAACTTCTTCTGCAAAAAATATCGGGATGAGCACTATCAGAAACATCGCAATCACTATTGAGAAATTCACATAGTATGCTGTGGGCGAGGGTGCAGTACCAGTACGGTATATCGTGAGAATCGCTCCGCCCACGGGAGGAGCTATGGAGGAGCCTATGTTTCTAAAAGTGGTAAAAAGGCCCGTTGTTAATCCCAGTCTCTCCCTGGGAGCAGAGAACGTTAACAGGTTAATTAGGGACACGTTCAGGAGAGCCATTCCCATAGAGCCCACACTCATAAATCCCAGCACATACGTAACTCCATCATAGAGGTGGAGAACGGCCAGCGAGTATCCCAACACTGCCGTTAAGATTCCAAAAACGGAGAGGGTCTTCGCCCCAACCCGGAGTATAACGCGACCTGCTATAGGAGCGGTTATCAGATATGTCAAAACAAGAGGTGTCATATAAAGGCCGGCCTTAAACACGGGGAGCCCGTATCCATGGGGTTCGGGCATCTGCAGCAAATACGTCAAGGTTAGCGAGTTTATCTGAAATGCAAATGCCACGACAAAAGTCGCAAAGACAGCGGCCTTAACATTCCTGTTAAAGATCTCACGAGGAATGAAAGGATGCTCAGTTTTGGCCTCATGGAAAAGGAATGCAAAAAGGGAAACGGCGGAGAAGGTTATCAGAAAGATAACCTTTTCAGATGTCCATCCCCACTGAGGACCTTTTGATAAGGCTATCAAAATGGACACCAGGAAGGCCGCGAAAAGAGGTACACCAGCCAAGTCTATCTGCTTGTCGTGCTGGATGAACCTGCTTTCCCTTACGTATAGAGCGATTAATACAACCAGCAGAATCGCAAAAGGAGCAACTGTGTGGAAAGTGGCCCTCCATCCGTAGTTTTGCGCAATCCACGCCCCTACCGGAAACGCAATGATGATGCCCACTCCATTCATGGCGGAGATGAGTCCCTGAGCCATAGGTGCAAGCCGCCGGGGGAACTGCTCCCGGACTAAAGAGTAAGCGAGTGGCAGCATAGCCATGCCCACGCCTTGTACGGCCCTTGAGAGAAGCAACGCTCTAAAGGTGGGGGCGTATCCATTAAGTATCAGGGCGAGGGTGTAAAGAGAAAGGGCCGTTAAGAGGAGCTTCTTTTTTCCGTACATATCACCCAAGGTACCAAAGATCAGCGCACAAATTGTCCCTGTGATCAAATAGGCCGTGAGGATCCATGACACATCGGCCTGCGTTATGTTGAATTCTTGCTGAATATAGGGTAGGCTGGGTATTAACATTGCCTCGGTATAAAGAACAAGGAGGGATGCAAGACTAAGGAGGGGAGTGACTCTCCAGGCGTACTTGGTATCATAGTCCGTCATTTGCTTACCACCTCTCACTCGGTCTCAACGGAAAAGACCAACCCCCTGTTGCCGTCGACCCGGATGTACTGCCCGTCCTTGAGCACTTTCGTTGCTACGCCGGTTCCCATAACTGCAGGAATGCCGTACTCGCGTGCAACAATTGCGGCGTGGGACAATGGTCCGCCAGTATCAACCACCACCGCTACCGCCAGCCGGAAGAGGGGTGTCCAGGCTGGAGTTGTGTAAGGTGCAACTAGCACATCTCCAGGCCGGAGCTTGTGGAATTCTGAACTGTCTCTGATTATACGAGCAGGACCCTCTGCCACTCCTGGACTGCCAGGTATGCCGACCAGCAGAGCCCTCTGTGCATCCTCAGAGGTATCTTGGACGTACAACAGCCGCGGGTCTATGAAGGGCTTGTCCTTTAGGCTCGCCCATTTTTCCTTCCTCCGAGACACGAGAGCACGGAGTTTCTCTGCAGTATCTTCTGAGAGTGGCCACTTCTTTATCTGCTCTATTTCACTTAGCTTTAGGTAGAAGATGTCCTGAGGAACCTCCAGTACTCCGGCATCTACTAGGCGTTTGCCCATTGTCAATAGAGCGCGTCTTAGTATCGGTATTGGCATCATAGCGTAAAAGCGCCCGTCCTCGCGGAGCCTGTGGAGCTGACGCGCTTCTTCAAGAACGCTCAGGAACATGGAGCGGAAAGGCCTTAAACGCAGCAGTGGATGGGCCAGGACCTGATCGAGGGCCTCTCTAAATCTCGCACAGGAGTCTCCATGTTTCACCTCCGAGGTGGCGAGACTTGCGACTATTCCAAGCACAACCTCCGGCTCCTCTTTCCACGTTCCATGGGAAATCAACGCCGAGCCCCTGGCTTCACGATGGCCGTATTTTTCGAGGAATGCCTCGAATTCGGATAGGAATTCTTGACCTGCTGGCGTTTTTTCAAGAACAGAAATCAGCTGTTTCGGCTCATATTTACGGAAGAGCTCCATGAGTTCAGGATTTTTCCTTACCATCTCTGCGAGCTTCTCCAGTTCAGCATTTGCCTCGGTAACTTTTGTGTTGATGCACGTGAATAGGAGGGTTGAGAGCAGGTGCCTGCGCCTAAGCGTCCGCAGTGAGAGGGCTATTATCCCAGCAGATATCAATGCTCTGGGAAGGTAACGCTTACGTATTTCACCCGCTAATGACGGTATTGAGAGCGCCTCGTGCACCGTATCAAGAAGCTCCTCCCACGTGCTTCCTTCCGGATCGCGCTTTTTCAGCGAATCAATGCGGGCTTGAATCTCGGAGAGGAGCGGGTCGGATTCCCATTTTGCTGAGTCGTACCGTAAGGCCAGCCATATCAGCCGGAAGGGTGCCAGCAACACCCCCAATGAGGGACGTATGGAGAAGTCAGGACGAACTTTTACAGCTATACCGTCTTCCTCCACGAAGATCTGGTCCAAAGCTGGCACCTTGATGCCGAAATAACGTGCAATCTTCCCTACTGCATTGGAGAAAATAGTCTCAATCCACACCATGTCCAGCGGATAGGGCCTCTCCGGGATTATCTCTGCTAGAGTCCTTATGAGCATCCCATTAAGTTTACCCACTCTTGGCAGGGGCTCGGGGAGTGTGGTAATGGGACGCGCCTGAAGTATGAATATTTTCCCGTTGGCCAATGCCCACTCGATGTCCTGCGGCCTGCCAAAATAGCTCTGGATTTTAACGCCGAGGTCTGCGAGCTTTTTTAAAATATCGTCCGACACAACGGGTTGAGTGACATTCGATGTTTTGATCTCTTCAACTCCCCCCTCGGCCTTGGGCTTAACAACAACTTCTCTCCGACCAAGACGTCTCTCTACAATGCGCCAGCCAAAACGGGTTTTGCGAAGGACGTAGTGATCAGGTGTCACCAAACCAGATACAACGGCCTCGCCGAGTCCAACGTTCACGTCTATGACCACTTCGTCCCGTGCCCCGGTGATGGGGTTGGCCGTGAACATAACGCCCGAAGCCTCAGCCGGCACCATTCGTTGAACTATAACGGCCATTTTTGCCAGTCTGTGGTCTATTCCCATCTTCTCACGGTAGGCTATTGCACGGTCGTCCCATAGAGAAACCCAGCACCGGCGTACGGCCTCTACAACGGCATCGGCACCGACTACGTTAAGAAAAGTCTCATGCTGTCCAGCAAACGCAGCATTAGGCATGTCTTCAGCCGTTGCAGTCGAGCGCACGGCAACAGGGCCAGACCCCATAGTTTGGTAAGCAGTACGAATAGCTTGCGCCACCTCTTCTGGTATTGGGGCGCTTAGGAATGCCTTTCTAATGGCCTCACCATCAACGGGTCTCTCTTTCAGGGCGCGCTCAATGACTTCGTCCAGATGGTTCCTTGAGACAAAGAGATCATAGGCAAGAGTCGTTACAACGAAACCAGGTGGAACTGGAAAACCTGAAGCCAACAGCTCGCCAAGGACGGCAGCCTTGCCGCCTACAAGAGGTATATCTTTTCTGCTAATTTCTTGTAGATTCAAGACATAACGCTTGTTCATACAGCAACCCCCGCGAGAACGTGAAAAAAGTCCGAGATATAAAATTTGTGTAACTATAGTAGTTACAGTTTTTGATTCTTAACTAAAACCGTAGAAGGAGTTTAGTTTTCTCACAGACGAACGAATAGCTTTTGTGTTACCGTAAGTCCCCTCGTCGTCCTAAAAATCAAAATGTCTCAAAGTGTGAGCACGAGAAACAACCTTTAAAGGAAAACCTCGAACTAATACCATGCGCGTCCTCCCACTCGCGTCGGAGAGCCTCGGCGTTAGAAGTCTGGCGACGTTCGTGGAAGCCGGAGGAATTAAAATTCTCATCGACCCAGGTGTCGCCCTCGGGCCGAAGCGCTACGGCCTTCCACCGGCGAAGGCTGAAATGGAGGCGCTCCAGAAGATGAGACGGAAGCTTCAGGGCTACGCGCGGAGGAGTGACGTCGTCGTTATCTCCCACTACCACTATGACCACTACACACCGTTCTTCGAGGGACTCTACGAGAGCTCAAGCGAGAGCTACGCGAGGGAGATATACGAGAGAAAGCTCCTTTTCATAAAGCACCCACGGGAAAACATAAACTTCAGCCAGAAAAAGAGGGCCTGGGTCTTCCTCAAAAACGCCGAACCGATAGCGAAGAAGATTGAGTTCGCCGATGGCAAATCCTTCGACCTCGGCGGCGTTGAGTTGGAGTTCTCTCCAGCCGTTCCCCACGGAAGCGAAGGTTCCAGGCTCGGCTTCGTTGTGATGACGCTCATCGACGACGGCTCTGAGAGAGTAATCCACGCGAGCGATATTCAGCTCCTCAACAGGAAATCTGTGGAGTGGATAATCGAGAAGGTTCCAGATTTGCTCATAACTGGGGGACCACCGACATACCTCGGTAAGCGCGCTGAGGGAAGCTGGGAGGCGGGCATTAAAAACCTCAACGAGATAATCCGCGAAACAGGAGCAGAGATAATACTCGACCACCACATCATCAGGGATAAGAACTATCCGAGGTTCTTCGACGAGCTCGAGGATAGACCAAAGACATTCGCGGGCTACCTGAAGGTTGAAGACCGACCGCTGGAGGCTTACAGGCGGGAACTTCACAAAATCGAGAAAGGTGAGGAGGTAGAGGTACCGTTCAAACTAAGGTGAGGGGAAGCCGCCGTCCACGGGGATAGCCACTGGTCGAGTGCGTGGAAGAGCAGTGCCTTGGTGAGATCATGCTTCGGGGAAAAGTGGTGGAAGAGGCCTCCTTTCAAAGACCCGCCTTTATTGCTATCCCATCCATCGTAACCTCGTTGTAGGCCTGTCGCTGAAGAGTTCAAAGCCACTTCAATTATTCTCCTTTCATTTTTTCGCCATTCACATCCACTACCCCAATCAAAACTCACGGGTGCTCGATTCCATCAATAATCTCCCCTTTTTGAAACGCCCTGAGAACGCGCTTTATCCAGTCCTGTACAAGGGGCCTCAGGTCGATGTTCTCCCTGAGGATCCAGCCGTCAAAGACCCTCTTCGCTATTATTTCCCCTTTAATAGGCTCGGTCATCAGGCGCATGTATCTGGCCTCAGTGTATTTCTTGCCGAGTTTCC
This genomic interval carries:
- a CDS encoding helix-turn-helix domain-containing protein; its protein translation is MLEKEKEALAKRIAGEITLSSDPGKTMRKWREIFGISQTELAEYLGVSSSVISDYEGGRRKSPGASTIRKFVEALLEIDERRGGNVIKAFSKTLGNELPTNAILDIREFALPVTIKDLVSAVKGEVVANMHLLDRRIYGYTVVDSIKAILEMSAEEFLKLYGWTTERALIFTRVTTGRSPMIAVRVQGLKPAVVVLHGVKKLDELAVKLAERERVPLIVSHAETEAELITSLRKLVEKTEREL
- a CDS encoding 4-phosphopantoate--beta-alanine ligase — its product is MVKIPKSHPRYWSLYYREKIIEGMEKGMTAKAGLIAHGRGEAFDYLIGERTIEPAERAMRAAVAKLILAEHPVISVNGNVAALVPKETIELAKALNAKLEINLFYRTEERVKAIAEELRKYDPEIELLGINPTKRIPGLEHERGKVDENGIWKADVVVVPLEDGDRTEALVKMGKFVITIDLNPLSRSARMADITIVDNIVRAYPRMTELAREMKDYSREELLRIIEEYDNGKVLNDVLLHIRDRLTKLAEGGIWRKKKLD
- a CDS encoding TrmB family transcriptional regulator, whose protein sequence is MIEQEIIEKLKLLGLKEYEARVYAALVILGPSKASEIAKESEVPRPKVYDVLKELHKKGFVDISEGSPTYFKAVDPEKVVASLRDMYIKSAEDVIIKLKSYQKEQRQEWFPIWYLQGEWNIKRNVEDLAERAEEEFISALVDWKLGFKFKKAFEIAKRKGLDTKIVLPKPKRNKRYINALSQFGEVFLISIEKALDEEQGDFELLTKALFTSEMSYSVEGIFIRDGRESIMVYREGEILKGLIVRLPFIPMFQRVMVFHLINRSRQ
- a CDS encoding MFS transporter: MTDYDTKYAWRVTPLLSLASLLVLYTEAMLIPSLPYIQQEFNITQADVSWILTAYLITGTICALIFGTLGDMYGKKKLLLTALSLYTLALILNGYAPTFRALLLSRAVQGVGMAMLPLAYSLVREQFPRRLAPMAQGLISAMNGVGIIIAFPVGAWIAQNYGWRATFHTVAPFAILLVVLIALYVRESRFIQHDKQIDLAGVPLFAAFLVSILIALSKGPQWGWTSEKVIFLITFSAVSLFAFLFHEAKTEHPFIPREIFNRNVKAAVFATFVVAFAFQINSLTLTYLLQMPEPHGYGLPVFKAGLYMTPLVLTYLITAPIAGRVILRVGAKTLSVFGILTAVLGYSLAVLHLYDGVTYVLGFMSVGSMGMALLNVSLINLLTFSAPRERLGLTTGLFTTFRNIGSSIAPPVGGAILTIYRTGTAPSPTAYYVNFSIVIAMFLIVLIPIFFAEEVMKD
- a CDS encoding PEP/pyruvate-binding domain-containing protein translates to MNKRYVLNLQEISRKDIPLVGGKAAVLGELLASGFPVPPGFVVTTLAYDLFVSRNHLDEVIERALKERPVDGEAIRKAFLSAPIPEEVAQAIRTAYQTMGSGPVAVRSTATAEDMPNAAFAGQHETFLNVVGADAVVEAVRRCWVSLWDDRAIAYREKMGIDHRLAKMAVIVQRMVPAEASGVMFTANPITGARDEVVIDVNVGLGEAVVSGLVTPDHYVLRKTRFGWRIVERRLGRREVVVKPKAEGGVEEIKTSNVTQPVVSDDILKKLADLGVKIQSYFGRPQDIEWALANGKIFILQARPITTLPEPLPRVGKLNGMLIRTLAEIIPERPYPLDMVWIETIFSNAVGKIARYFGIKVPALDQIFVEEDGIAVKVRPDFSIRPSLGVLLAPFRLIWLALRYDSAKWESDPLLSEIQARIDSLKKRDPEGSTWEELLDTVHEALSIPSLAGEIRKRYLPRALISAGIIALSLRTLRRRHLLSTLLFTCINTKVTEANAELEKLAEMVRKNPELMELFRKYEPKQLISVLEKTPAGQEFLSEFEAFLEKYGHREARGSALISHGTWKEEPEVVLGIVASLATSEVKHGDSCARFREALDQVLAHPLLRLRPFRSMFLSVLEEARQLHRLREDGRFYAMMPIPILRRALLTMGKRLVDAGVLEVPQDIFYLKLSEIEQIKKWPLSEDTAEKLRALVSRRKEKWASLKDKPFIDPRLLYVQDTSEDAQRALLVGIPGSPGVAEGPARIIRDSSEFHKLRPGDVLVAPYTTPAWTPLFRLAVAVVVDTGGPLSHAAIVAREYGIPAVMGTGVATKVLKDGQYIRVDGNRGLVFSVETE
- a CDS encoding MBL fold metallo-hydrolase; this translates as MRVLPLASESLGVRSLATFVEAGGIKILIDPGVALGPKRYGLPPAKAEMEALQKMRRKLQGYARRSDVVVISHYHYDHYTPFFEGLYESSSESYAREIYERKLLFIKHPRENINFSQKKRAWVFLKNAEPIAKKIEFADGKSFDLGGVELEFSPAVPHGSEGSRLGFVVMTLIDDGSERVIHASDIQLLNRKSVEWIIEKVPDLLITGGPPTYLGKRAEGSWEAGIKNLNEIIRETGAEIILDHHIIRDKNYPRFFDELEDRPKTFAGYLKVEDRPLEAYRRELHKIEKGEEVEVPFKLR